Below is a window of Conger conger chromosome 16, fConCon1.1, whole genome shotgun sequence DNA.
GCTTGTCACCAAAAAGACAAGCAAAATATTCTGATAAACAGGAAGAACCGGTTCTCAACGAGTGCTAGCAAGTGCtgataataaatacattaataaatgaatacataaacacacacatgttccCACCTTTCCCAAACCAAAGATCACCTGTAATAATTTAATTCCTAAATGAAAGCAAATAGTTCAACCATACCGACCAGTACCAGAATCGTGTATACTGGTGGGTCCGAGGGTTAATTTGCGAGGCCACACGTGTATTCCTCCAAATCACACCAATAATTGGGATGAGAGAAAGACTCTGGTTTGCTTTGGTTcattttttgattttattttattttagtttatttgcaGGGTAATGATTAGGTTACATTTGAGAACAGATTACGGCGCCTTGCCCGCGCACCCCACATTCTTTCCATTATTACATTCATAGTCACGTTAATTATGATTAACGCCTTTTGATGACGCCTTTTgtatctatctttctctctcgctctctctgaaaGCTGGTGACACTCCCGCATGTAAACCGTCCATACGCGATGCTATATATTGACCACACGGTGGTGCTGTACGGCAGACAGACACCTAAGCCTATCCGCAAGAAATGTGTGCAGTGTCGAACATTGGCATTATCTGCTTCATAGTATGCCAAgtgacactcagtgagcactttattaggtatttattagacttattttttatacttctactgctgtagcctatctactaagagttatgatgtgttgtgtgttcagagatgctcttctgcataccactgttgtaatgtgtggttatttgcgttactttcaccttcctgtcagctttgaccagtctggcctctgacatctctcattaacatctctcattaacattcttgcaccattctttgcaaactctagagactagtgtgcgtggaaaatcccaggagatactcaagccacactctgccaccaacaatcattccacggtcaaagtcatttagatcaaatttttccccattctgatggttgatgtgaacattaactgaagctcctgacccgtatctacatgactgtatgcattgcacttctGGTCGCCTGCAGGGCCTGACTTAGTTCCCTGGCTCAGCTGGACCTGTTGCTTTTTCGGTTTGGtttattcctaataaagtgcacagtgagtgtataatacaGAGGAAATCTGATATAGATGGATACTTGAAGTTCAGGTCATGTTCATGACATGCAGACAAGGGAACTGAATTCAATTTTAAATAtagccaaataaaaatacaaagacTACAGCCATTTGCTTTGTGAGCAGGCTACTTTGTATGTGCCTGACTTTGCTTGGTCCTCTGAGTTTTTGGGTACTATTGGATCTGCTTACACTGTTGAGGACTGTATCACACTGTACACAGACAGTGTAGGCGGCACAGGTTGACAGGTTTAactttgtgtgcttttgtgtccGATAGCTATTAGCCATGCCCAAACCTCATTTGCGCGCTGAGTGAGGCCAACTGCACAAAAGGAGGGCATCAGAGTGATGACAAGAGCATActgtggaggccaaaaggaactgcccaagatccaaagcacctcCCTGGGTAAGTTTGGCTGCAACAAGTACTGGCTCATTTGTCCTCATTGACGATGAAATGGCCGCAGCAGGGTGAATTCTGAAGTCTGCAGAAGCATCTTATTTGCTCAAGTTCATAGAAAtacctccaaactcattggaggGCACTTCATTCTACAACGAgcatcccaaacatactgctaaagcaacaagggaatttttcaaagccaaaaaactggaaaatcCTTAACTGGCCAAATCAGTCAGCCGATCCAACTGAAGATGCATTTCAgttgctgaagagaaaacttaaggCAACTAGCCACCAATTTAGATAACATTAATATTCCTCAAACATTGCCATGAAATGGAAGGGGGCAGGGGTTATTTATAAAAAGAGTGATACTTTCTGCATGGCGAACCACAATGGAATGGTTTCATTACAAATCAGACAaaagagccaaatcaagaaaaaacatgtatttgtccaaagtattattcattcattatcctaacccggaggaaacccacgcagacacggggagaacatgcaaactcctcacagagaggccccggctgacggggattcgaacccaggaccttcttgctgtgaggcggcagtgctacccactgcaccatctgtgccgccccagAGTATTATAGAGCTCACTATTTCCAAATTAACTGAAGTTAGAGCTCACTGTTTCTAGAACTGTTGAAGgacatgaataattaataaacgCCTAAATGGTTCATTTTACAGTAATTGTACTGGCCTCTATTTTATAGTAATTGTACTGGCCTTCTGTAATATGTGCCTGCAGGAACAGGTAATATTTGGATGTGCATCTAGCCCCAGGTGAAATATATTACGCATTCGGTGAATCAATATTGAAAAGGCGTCGGGCTTTGACACAAAAGTACCTTGAGACTGACACAAATGCGCGAGGGAAATTAATAATCACCAAGTGTTCTGCCGCAGGAGGTAACTGTGTTCGTTTTTGCCTTAGACATACAATACGGCAATACATAAATATTAAGTTGACAAGTTTGGAAATACAAAAAGGAGGGGGAATTTAGTCACAAAGGTCCTAACGAGGATGGCTTTAAAATGCTAATGGTCGGTTTAGTGATATTTAATCGTAATGTGATTCGAGAAGAAGGGGGGTTTGTATGGGAATGTATGGCAAATGCCAGAAGTTTGGGATTGCGCGGATTAGGCTTTGCATCCTGGATATATCTATCTCACCGTTTTAAAAGCCAGTGAACCATGGTGTGACATTTATGAGATGCGAGTTTAGGActatgaatacaaataatagtaaataaaattttaaaataaaaagcttaaAACTGTACGTGGTGTTACCTCCTCTCCGATTCGCCATTATCCTCCCCAACTGGTATATCGCGTAAACCGATCAATTCAGATTTGAATTTTCCCTAGGGCATATGAATCACCGACTCTGATGAAGTTGACGAATGCGATTACGATTATGAGCTGCCTATATAAGCAGCGACATTTTGAAACACTGAGTGTAGAGTTAGGTGTTAAGATTTTGAAAGCGCACAGAACCCCGACCGCCAAGCAACAATGCTCGCCACTGAGAAGATTCATGTCAGATTCGCCTTAGTGTCCGTGGCGATTTCAGTTCTTGTTTTGTGTAACCCCACGGAAGCATGGTACAAGCAAGCAACTGGCCCAAGTTACTATTCAGTGGGCAGAGCTTCGGGTCTGCTTTCAGGAATCCGGAGATCACCTTACATCAGGAGGTCTGAGTCCGAGTCCGTGCTTGAAAGCGGAGAGTCTTCAGAAAACAACGCGATTTCCGAGCCGGGAGACCGAAAGAACCCATTCCTGAAAAACATGGCAAGTAGAGCTTTTAACATTTGCAATTGGTTGGTCGCTCTTATAGCCTACATAGATAATATAGCAACGATTGTAGATTATGCATCTGAGGGAAACATAAATTCGGCATTTGGACATCTTAAAAGGAAGAGGAAATGTGTGGTGACAGTATATAATTCTTGACTTTTACATAGGgcttataataaataatatttcgtTTTCTCGGACTGTGGACCGAAGTCAACTGCCAACTAAATCGCGCGTAAAGAACGCTGTCCACCAAGAGGTACAGTTAGTGCACGGCGCGCGGTCTCAATCATGGAAGTTGTAATAGCCTATTTGTGTACAGGACGAGCATTAGTTCTATTTCATAAGACATGCGCAACATTGTATACGATTGAAGAGAGATcactttatttgaacacaatCACCAGCCTATCTCTATACAACGGTATCTATCGACCTGTCACCAGAGCCACAGGTTCACATAGTAAAGCGTCTGAAGGGTTACATGACTTTTTTCAAATGATGTAATTTAAGACTACTATATGCTAAACCATGGATTTACATACAACTccttaatttaatttctgttcAATTGTCAGAACTGTAATTTTAGTTAAACACCCTATAACCAATTATTGTTCTTCGATTATGTTTTCAGGCAGTGTGCGTCAAGGACATCTCGCCAAACCTGCAAAGCTGCGAGCTAGTCCAGGACGGCAcaagtgtgtttcagtgtaaaGCGAACGTGTTCCTGTCTCTCGATTCACAAAACTGTCTCAACGCCTGAATCGAGTTCTTAATCCGTGTCAGTCAAAGTACATCGCCTCTTCCACGGGAGAGTTCCAGCGACGAGAAAAGCGCATTGGACCGACACTGAATGTCTCCCATTTTACAAGACAACATAAAGTAGCCTTCGGTATGTGTCAGAAATGCTCATTCTGTTTTGCCCTTCTGCTCGTAAATGGGCAACAGATGTATAACGTTATAATTTATTTGCTGCTGTGCCGAACACCCGAAAACACGTtgctttgttgaattaaaaGTACATAAACTGTTGactttgtgtatatttgtatctATGATGGATTTATGAAGTGAGAAGTGCAACATTGAAATATTTCATGAACTCGATCCACAAGCCTTAGAAATAATCAGTGTCTTGGTTCTGATTAATAGGTGGcacatcatttattttgtatcaaattataaaaatagatagatagatagatagatagatagatagatagatagatagatagatagatagatagatagacttTATTCATTCCGAGGGAAATAAAAAATCTctgggtgccagacagggtggtttagtATCTCAAAAACATCTGATCTCacgtgattttcacacacaacagtctcttgagtttgcagagaatggtgcgaaaaacaaaaaaaacctagtgagcagcaattctgcaggtggaaatgtatttttaattagaCTGGCCAGAggggaagctgacaggaagctgacaatgaagcaaataaccacacattacaacagtagtatgcagaacagcatttccgaacacacaacgtgtcaaacctgtggataagctacagcagcagaagaccagtaaaaaaataagtctaatgaatacttaataaactgctcactgagtgtatagttgATTTGATGCAACTATCAAAGAGATCATAGGCTTTCTATGTGAACCCATTccagatttttattattattattattattattattattattattattaccggGTGTACAGAATTAATATTGCAGTATCTTAATATTGCAGTAACAGCACAATAGCAATGTACCATATTGGTTAGATTCTCTCACATTTGCTGGTGTGTGATACAGGAGTAACCGATTCAGTGAATGATCCACTGCAAACTACTAGTTACTACATAATTTTGGATGAAAAACAATGTCATAAAATCTCAACATGATTTTGCTTTAGCAATTCAGCACTGCTCTCTCGCATTTGCTTTCACACCATAGCCCTGTTTCCAGTGACACTGTAGTTCTATTTCCAGTGACACCATAGCCCTGTTTCCAGTGACACTGTAGTTCTATTTCCAGTGACACTGTAGTTATATTTCCAGTGACACCATGGCCCTGTTTCCAGTGACACTGTAGTTATATTTCCAGTGACACTATAGTTCTATTTCCAGTGACACTGTAGTTATATTTCCAGTGACACTGTAGTTCTGTTTCCAGTGACCCATGCCTTCCCTTACGTATCTCTTTCTGCTGGCTTCTATCATCCATTGTGTCAATCTCCCCAGACCCCCATGGCACTTTGACCCCGCGTTGACTCCATTATGTGAAGGAAAAACAATGATCAGGAGGAAAAACAGCATGTTCACACCCTAACCTCTCAGTGAGCAATACAATAAGTTCAATAAACCAtcatctccccctcccccaatacACTTACCACCACCCCAAAGACAAAACTCTTTTCTCTCCAGAGGGTACTGGCATCAAATGAGTCATACCATGTTTAGACCATTTTAGAGGCAATTACAACTCCGAAATCCAACAGTCCAAATTTCTTGATACATTCACACCAACAGTGCTGTATAACTGATGGAAAAATATGCCCCCCAAAGAAATTCATACTAGATTTCACAACAATACTATACAAAAAGACAAGCAGAATAATAAGACAGGCAGTACTAgcacaaattatggaaacatATTTTGATGATTAACACaatattttgcaacaatttCAATTTTGAGCAACATGTTGTAAATGTAACAATGAGCATTTGTGTTAAATGAGTAATAGTAATTACACCTTCCTCTTTGTACATTTCATACCTACATCATTTAGCAGTCTAAGGTATCTTACAGTTGGAAACGTTATAATCAGCTTGaccatgtattttttttgtctagTAGTCATTTTGATTCTCGCAAAGTAGACATCACAAGAATATAAGAGAAGTGAATACAGAATCTTTACTGACCCCTGGAAAAGAATGCAATCATTGTGGTGTTGCGTTCAGATTGAAAATATCATGAGCAGACATGTTGATGCCCCCCAACAATAGACCACAGAGTTTTACAGAGGCTCAGGGAACTGGCCATAGTACCAAATCTGGCCTACCCAATAGGATCTTGCTCCGTGCCCCGCATCCTACTGGAATTTTCATGGGCCCCCTCCCACTGCAGGCTGTGCTAAACTGTGGGCCCCTAGACTCCTCACCACCGCTCACCCGACTCTCGATGACCATGTTCACAGTTCACAGTGTACAGTGGCTTCCATAGGACTCTAAACCTGTTGGGTCAAATAGCCCCCTGAGGCTGGGTGTACTTTAAGTCACATAATTCACTGTAACTATTGATGTCCTCAGACAATAGAACACATAGTCTCATGGAGGCTGAGCTGACAATGATAAtattactactaataataatactgacagtaatacaaatatggataataataataaaagtaatagtaatactactactactactactactactaataataataataataataataataataataataataataataatgacagagGCGCGTGCACACGATGCTGAATACTCTGCAAACCCGCAGATAAGCAACCATCAACGTTAATCACAGGCCAGATACTTGAACGCCCAGGGCCATCGCATAAACGTCGGGAGGAAATGAACTCGCCGCACTCATGCGCCTTTATTACCCGTTCCATTCGGAGGTGTCGCGAGCGAGCGGTCTCGACAACGCGTCGTCCCCGCCAGGGTCCATTTACAGCACAGCCTCCATTTTGCACAAATCTAATCGGAGCTTGGCGCCAGCTCGTATTCGGAAAGAGCGTTCCTCTGAGCCGTGACCGTGTGGTGCAGGGCATGCATATGATTTAAGTGGAGAGGACTTACTGTTCCCCTCAAACAAAGTAAGAGACATAATTTAACAAGTAAGGCCTGTGGCTGTTTATTCAATGGCAAAGGATTCCAGACATACCAATTTACATTTCTTCCAATAGTATTGAGAGCAGCCTATAATTTTATAATGTAGTTACGCAGGGCATTGTACTGAAGTCGTGGTTAATGCACCCAATCTTAGTTGAAAACAGTTTAGCAGTTAAACA
It encodes the following:
- the LOC133115320 gene encoding neuropeptide B-like gives rise to the protein MLATEKIHVRFALVSVAISVLVLCNPTEAWYKQATGPSYYSVGRASGLLSGIRRSPYIRRSESESVLESGESSENNAISEPGDRKNPFLKNMAMCVKDISPNLQSCELVQDGTSVFQCKANVFLSLDSQNCLNA